A genome region from Streptomyces sp. S4.7 includes the following:
- the ddaH gene encoding dimethylargininase encodes MSSRQALIRRPGPRLTEGLVTHLERTPVDAGLALAQWESYTRALRAHGWETTEAAPADDCPDAVFVEDTVVVFRDVALIARSGAESRRPQTAAVEEALTALGCSVERVREPGTLDGGDVLKVGDTVYVGQGGRTNEAGVRQVRAAFEPLGARVVAVPVSRVLHLKSAVTALPDGTVIGHAPLVDDPSLFPRFLAVPEEAGSHVVLLGGGKPLMAASAPRSAELFADLGLEPVPVDISEFEKLEGCVTCLSVRLRDLRP; translated from the coding sequence GTGTCCAGCAGGCAAGCCTTGATCCGACGCCCGGGCCCCCGTCTCACCGAGGGCCTGGTGACCCATCTGGAGCGCACTCCCGTCGACGCCGGACTGGCCCTCGCGCAGTGGGAGTCGTACACCCGTGCGCTGCGGGCGCACGGCTGGGAGACGACGGAGGCGGCGCCGGCGGACGACTGCCCGGACGCGGTGTTCGTCGAGGACACCGTGGTGGTCTTCCGTGACGTCGCGCTGATCGCGCGGTCCGGCGCCGAGTCGCGCCGGCCGCAGACCGCGGCCGTGGAGGAGGCGCTGACCGCGCTCGGCTGCTCGGTCGAGCGCGTACGGGAGCCGGGCACGCTCGACGGCGGCGATGTCCTGAAGGTCGGCGACACGGTGTACGTGGGGCAGGGCGGGCGGACGAACGAGGCGGGCGTACGGCAGGTGCGCGCCGCGTTCGAGCCGCTGGGCGCGCGGGTCGTCGCCGTACCGGTGAGCAGGGTGCTGCATCTGAAGTCGGCGGTGACCGCACTGCCGGACGGCACCGTGATCGGCCACGCGCCGCTGGTCGACGACCCGTCGCTCTTCCCGCGTTTCCTGGCCGTTCCCGAGGAGGCGGGGTCGCACGTGGTGCTGCTCGGCGGCGGGAAGCCGCTGATGGCGGCGAGCGCGCCGCGCAGCGCCGAGTTGTTCGCGGATCTCGGTCTTGAGCCCGTTCCGGTCGACATCAGCGAGTTCGAGAAGCTCGAAGGGTGCGTGACCTGCCTCTCCGTTCGGCTGCGTGACCTGCGCCCATAA